From a region of the Paenibacillus sp. FSL R10-2734 genome:
- a CDS encoding AzlD domain-containing protein, with amino-acid sequence MTILIIIGMAVITFLFRFVPLLLTKHKNESSKVQGLLEYLPIAVLSALTVPGIIQVDPDVNLVGIASGTVAVILVLIRKIPLLLVILGSVSAALLVKMLTMYF; translated from the coding sequence ATGACTATATTAATCATTATAGGGATGGCTGTTATTACATTTTTATTTCGTTTTGTGCCTTTGTTGCTTACGAAACATAAGAATGAATCTTCCAAAGTTCAAGGGCTACTTGAGTATTTGCCCATAGCGGTTCTTAGTGCGCTAACGGTACCTGGAATCATTCAGGTGGACCCAGATGTTAATCTTGTGGGTATCGCATCAGGGACTGTCGCTGTTATACTGGTATTAATTAGAAAAATTCCGCTGCTCCTCGTGATTCTAGGCTCTGTTTCCGCAGCACTACTCGTAAAAATGCTTACTATGTATTTTTAA
- a CDS encoding AzlC family ABC transporter permease, producing the protein MNDQRMMFRRGFKDSVAIVAGFIPACFTFGLVGKGLGLGSLEVFLLSALVFAGASQFIGVKMLAAGAAAPVILLLILIINLRYLFISLSFGGQLNRNISTLARTWIGFSLTEEVYAVSMIPRELPNPKSENEKTNQPLELPYLLGLQIPPYVANLIATTLGIMLASYIPALYLPALNTSLYALLIALVVPQLKGSLRNMAICISAAGSSWLLHPFLGNSSILIAMLIGMAVGSLFRARVKAEKEVSV; encoded by the coding sequence ATGAATGATCAGAGAATGATGTTTAGACGAGGGTTTAAGGATTCTGTCGCAATAGTTGCAGGGTTTATCCCTGCTTGCTTTACGTTTGGATTGGTCGGTAAGGGTCTTGGTCTGGGTAGTCTGGAAGTATTCTTATTGTCAGCGCTTGTATTTGCAGGGGCTAGTCAATTTATCGGTGTGAAAATGCTTGCCGCAGGAGCTGCTGCTCCGGTGATTTTACTGCTTATCCTGATCATTAACCTAAGATATTTGTTTATTAGCTTATCCTTTGGAGGGCAGCTAAATCGTAATATAAGTACCCTTGCGAGAACTTGGATTGGCTTTAGTTTAACAGAAGAGGTATATGCTGTTAGCATGATCCCCCGAGAGTTACCAAATCCTAAATCGGAGAATGAAAAAACTAACCAGCCATTAGAACTTCCATATCTGCTGGGCCTTCAGATCCCTCCCTATGTCGCTAACCTGATAGCTACGACTTTGGGGATAATGCTTGCTTCTTATATTCCAGCTTTATATTTACCGGCACTAAACACGTCATTATATGCCTTGCTAATTGCACTTGTTGTACCACAATTGAAAGGCAGCTTACGGAACATGGCTATATGTATATCAGCTGCAGGATCATCATGGCTATTGCACCCCTTTCTAGGAAACTCTTCGATCCTAATAGCTATGTTAATCGGTATGGCAGTGGGCTCCTTATTTAGAGCGCGAGTCAAAGCGGAGAAAGAGGTATCCGTATGA
- a CDS encoding PRK06851 family protein, with product MNGTILNFFAGGNTAHGFYSLYESSLQNLTRLYVLKGGPGTGQTKLIREIGEHLNQQGLEIWFIHTASDNDSFDGVIIPKLNVAIVDGTAPRIINPELPEESIVFVDLEQAADQFQLSQHKLEIDNLVGAIKQEHELAYAGFAEALRIHDEWEAIYIAKMNFQAADELTQEYIQLLYGDQKFEKSNRVDHRFLGAATPKGAVDFVPNLTAGLKRYLVKGRAGSGKSTLLKKIAAEGIKRGFDVEIYHCGFDPNSLDMIIVRELEFAIFDSTAPHEYYPDRATDEIVDMYSRCIQPGTDEEYSEAIAGIKERYSSTMKQSTQHLTDAKVFLNALKQIYTSTVDFERVAQIKSQIVQEINEIVESPLEV from the coding sequence ATGAACGGAACAATCCTCAATTTCTTTGCTGGCGGCAATACGGCTCACGGCTTTTACAGCCTCTATGAGTCGTCATTACAAAATTTAACTCGTCTGTATGTTTTAAAAGGAGGCCCAGGTACGGGGCAGACCAAACTGATTAGAGAAATCGGAGAGCATCTGAATCAACAAGGCCTTGAGATCTGGTTCATCCACACTGCGTCAGATAATGATTCATTCGACGGAGTGATTATTCCCAAATTAAATGTAGCAATTGTGGATGGAACAGCTCCGCGTATAATAAACCCTGAACTGCCTGAAGAATCCATCGTGTTCGTGGATTTGGAGCAGGCCGCCGATCAGTTCCAGTTAAGCCAGCACAAGCTGGAAATTGATAATTTAGTCGGAGCCATCAAGCAAGAGCATGAATTGGCTTATGCTGGCTTTGCTGAAGCACTTCGCATTCATGATGAATGGGAAGCGATTTATATCGCAAAAATGAATTTCCAAGCAGCCGATGAGCTGACACAGGAATATATTCAGCTTCTGTACGGAGATCAGAAATTTGAAAAATCCAACCGGGTAGATCACCGTTTTTTAGGTGCAGCAACGCCTAAGGGTGCTGTGGATTTTGTCCCTAATCTAACCGCAGGCTTAAAAAGATATCTGGTTAAAGGACGTGCGGGCTCCGGTAAATCTACACTGTTAAAAAAAATAGCGGCTGAGGGCATAAAGCGTGGCTTCGATGTTGAAATTTATCACTGTGGCTTCGATCCAAATAGCCTAGATATGATTATTGTACGTGAGCTCGAATTTGCTATTTTTGATAGCACGGCTCCACATGAATACTACCCAGATCGCGCCACTGACGAGATCGTCGATATGTATTCCCGCTGTATACAGCCCGGTACAGATGAAGAATATTCTGAAGCTATAGCAGGCATTAAAGAACGATACTCTAGCACCATGAAACAATCCACACAACATCTGACAGACGCAAAGGTATTCCTAAATGCGTTAAAGCAAATCTATACTTCAACCGTAGATTTTGAACGAGTGGCTCAGATTAAATCGCAGATTGTACAGGAAATTAATGAGATTGTTGAAAGTCCACTGGAGGTTTAA
- a CDS encoding alpha-galactosidase: MKESYAITVSLGSGRKIKFDNLSFGRPYDFDNEYLNINIGKNDENDIVVSTKDTLDWIKEIRYRFTFEMRNYSKVIAPDSGRWFLRYMSLIDFWRNSREFTSNIGDIKIPLFMFLNNDGSVGNAVGVIGQNIETQFMIIEPESNRALNVHTGNIILDIVRGNDIYPIKSSVYSEKVFHYTSYAGESKPWLLVQRDFADQQRQKYTIKEQYLEKALEPMWCSWVDWDSKDINTEMLLSNIKSGVELGINNFIIDDGWYGNGLDSDYSIDMDIGDWEPDPQKIPDMNLLVAIAHDIGARLIIWCAPHAVALKSKAYQENKNYLIADANGEPYLNEPQYYSYCFQSPEGREIMAEICLKLMDKWGFDGAKYDLFNWVPDIECQNPNHNHDTQSMIQGLEKTFARIEEKTKVKNPDYIVELKQNYGTLFNMRYGNLMRAGDAPFDLETNYQRTLHVQSYTPYALNDYQSFTVNDTKEDVACTIIKMLAAGVPAYGVNFSKLSEEIKKVIKYYNSFYKENLETFKNFRIPLNPANTSMLVEGADKKFVFLLPPINIVDIAGKDVVVFNGSYRDTIIINNIVPTNYNVIVKDCFGDKVYRNTVINQLEEFNVPIGGSITIEH, from the coding sequence ATGAAAGAAAGCTATGCCATCACAGTTTCATTAGGATCCGGTAGGAAAATTAAGTTTGATAATCTATCATTTGGTAGACCATACGATTTTGACAATGAATACTTGAACATAAACATAGGAAAAAATGATGAGAATGATATAGTGGTTTCAACTAAAGATACATTAGACTGGATTAAGGAAATACGTTATCGGTTTACCTTTGAGATGCGCAACTATTCTAAAGTTATAGCACCTGACAGTGGTCGATGGTTCCTTCGTTATATGAGCTTAATCGATTTTTGGAGAAATAGCCGTGAATTCACTTCAAATATAGGAGATATAAAAATTCCGCTTTTTATGTTTTTGAATAATGATGGAAGTGTGGGAAATGCAGTAGGCGTGATCGGACAAAATATTGAAACCCAATTTATGATCATAGAACCCGAATCTAACCGGGCACTCAATGTGCATACAGGCAATATTATACTTGACATTGTAAGAGGAAATGATATATATCCCATTAAATCCTCTGTCTATAGCGAAAAGGTGTTTCATTATACTTCATATGCTGGAGAAAGCAAACCTTGGTTACTTGTTCAACGCGATTTTGCTGATCAGCAACGTCAAAAGTATACGATTAAAGAGCAGTATCTGGAGAAGGCGTTGGAACCTATGTGGTGTTCATGGGTCGATTGGGACAGTAAGGATATTAATACGGAAATGCTTTTATCGAACATAAAATCAGGTGTAGAACTCGGTATAAATAATTTTATTATTGATGACGGATGGTACGGTAATGGCTTGGATAGTGACTATTCTATTGATATGGACATTGGTGATTGGGAGCCCGATCCGCAAAAAATACCCGATATGAATCTATTAGTTGCTATAGCCCATGACATTGGAGCCAGACTTATTATTTGGTGTGCACCTCACGCGGTAGCTCTTAAATCAAAAGCATATCAAGAAAACAAAAACTATCTTATTGCCGATGCTAATGGAGAGCCTTATCTTAATGAACCGCAGTATTATTCCTATTGCTTTCAAAGCCCAGAAGGCCGTGAAATCATGGCTGAAATTTGTTTAAAGCTGATGGATAAATGGGGTTTTGATGGTGCGAAGTATGATTTATTTAATTGGGTACCCGATATTGAATGTCAAAACCCCAATCACAATCATGATACTCAATCCATGATTCAAGGACTTGAAAAAACTTTTGCGCGCATTGAAGAAAAAACCAAAGTTAAAAATCCTGACTATATTGTTGAGTTAAAACAAAATTACGGAACACTTTTTAATATGAGGTATGGCAATCTAATGAGAGCAGGGGATGCGCCATTTGATTTAGAAACTAATTATCAACGAACCCTTCATGTCCAGTCATACACCCCCTATGCATTAAATGATTATCAATCTTTTACAGTAAATGACACAAAAGAAGACGTTGCTTGTACGATTATAAAGATGCTTGCGGCCGGTGTTCCTGCGTATGGAGTGAATTTCTCTAAGTTGTCTGAAGAAATCAAAAAAGTGATAAAGTACTATAATTCTTTTTACAAAGAAAATCTGGAGACATTCAAAAATTTTCGTATTCCGTTAAATCCAGCCAACACCTCAATGCTTGTTGAAGGAGCCGATAAGAAATTTGTTTTTCTCCTCCCGCCTATTAATATTGTAGATATCGCTGGAAAAGATGTCGTAGTATTCAATGGTAGTTACCGTGATACTATTATTATTAATAATATAGTTCCCACTAATTACAATGTTATAGTTAAGGACTGTTTTGGGGATAAAGTATATAGAAATACAGTTATTAATCAACTTGAAGAATTCAATGTACCTATCGGAGGCAGTATCACGATTGAGCACTAA
- a CDS encoding ATP-binding cassette domain-containing protein: MCNNSKNCVEIKNLSKTFTRPNGEKVIICDNLDLYIEKGKISSIIGSSGCGKTTLLNMIAGFENYDGGEIYLAPNCKIGILFQNNVLFPWKTIMQNILFACRNYFEDPKAVIREYLAKVGLSEVENCYPNELSGGMNQRIALLRILLTSPDLIILDEAFGALDYQNRHEMQNLFLELHKERKFTALVVTHDMLEAITLGDNIFIFYDQPLKFNIIQNSVKSDGNYSSIIDQVESIFSRTNN, translated from the coding sequence ATGTGTAATAACAGTAAAAACTGCGTAGAAATAAAAAACTTATCAAAAACGTTTACACGTCCTAATGGAGAAAAGGTCATTATTTGCGACAATTTAGATTTGTACATTGAGAAGGGGAAAATTAGCAGTATTATTGGTAGTTCTGGTTGTGGGAAAACCACCCTGCTAAACATGATTGCGGGTTTTGAAAATTATGATGGTGGAGAAATCTATCTTGCCCCCAATTGTAAAATTGGTATTTTGTTTCAGAATAATGTTCTGTTCCCATGGAAAACAATCATGCAAAATATATTATTTGCATGTAGGAATTATTTTGAAGATCCAAAAGCTGTAATTCGGGAATACCTTGCAAAAGTAGGACTTAGTGAGGTGGAGAATTGTTATCCAAATGAATTATCTGGCGGGATGAACCAACGTATCGCCTTGTTAAGGATACTATTAACTAGTCCTGATTTGATCATATTGGATGAAGCATTCGGAGCTTTAGACTACCAAAACAGACATGAAATGCAAAATTTATTTCTAGAACTGCATAAAGAACGCAAATTCACTGCATTGGTTGTAACTCATGACATGCTTGAAGCGATCACATTAGGCGACAATATTTTTATTTTTTATGATCAACCTCTTAAATTTAATATCATCCAAAATAGTGTTAAGTCAGATGGTAACTATTCATCAATTATTGACCAAGTTGAATCGATTTTCTCTCGTACAAACAATTAA
- a CDS encoding ABC transporter permease, with product MNYRSERNVSFLVNLFRILASFAIFLLIISVLKIIDWKFLVTFSYIPSIQDIIHECVSVFSDLEIYGNILITLGRVYSGFICAVILAIPFAILITENRLVRHYIYPVFEFIRPIPNVAWVPISIVLFQSINSSMLFITFIGAFFPILINSVEGLGNINENYIKISKSFHVTRWVYITEVMIPATFPNIFTGLLLGMSGSWLGVVVAEMISGQSGIGYLTWVNYTLLNMSGVVMCMFIIGGLGAFSTWLLRKVNYFSIRM from the coding sequence ATGAATTATAGAAGTGAAAGAAATGTTAGCTTCTTAGTCAATTTATTTAGAATTTTGGCATCATTCGCAATTTTTCTTCTAATCATATCTGTCCTAAAAATCATTGATTGGAAGTTCCTTGTAACCTTTTCCTACATACCTAGTATTCAAGATATCATTCATGAATGCGTATCCGTATTCTCTGATTTAGAGATTTACGGAAATATATTAATCACACTAGGAAGAGTATACTCTGGATTTATCTGTGCTGTTATTTTAGCCATTCCTTTCGCGATATTGATTACCGAAAACCGACTTGTGCGTCATTATATCTATCCGGTTTTTGAATTTATCCGACCTATACCAAATGTTGCTTGGGTTCCAATATCAATTGTCCTTTTCCAGTCCATCAATTCCAGTATGCTTTTTATCACATTTATTGGAGCTTTCTTTCCGATACTTATCAATTCCGTTGAAGGATTAGGGAATATAAACGAAAACTACATCAAGATTTCAAAATCATTTCATGTTACCAGATGGGTCTATATTACTGAAGTTATGATCCCTGCTACCTTTCCTAATATCTTTACAGGATTATTACTTGGGATGAGTGGTTCTTGGTTAGGCGTAGTTGTTGCAGAGATGATCAGCGGGCAATCTGGCATCGGGTATCTTACATGGGTGAATTATACACTTTTAAATATGTCCGGTGTGGTGATGTGTATGTTTATTATCGGAGGGTTGGGAGCATTCTCTACATGGCTGCTCAGAAAAGTTAATTACTTTTCTATCCGGATGTGA
- a CDS encoding ABC transporter substrate-binding protein yields MREKHARKHKFFSICAVLVMVTLAASVFITPSSNGKVTIDIGFQSITAQTWGALIIKEQQLFERKLKVRYPYIDFNIQWHDEVSGSVINNNMLAHKYQIGYMGDMPSIINLYNGYLHEEYNSRLLAIDGKGVGGKNQSILVSQDSGINDIFDLVGRTVSVPIASSTHKMLLDILSQNDLLDKVEIINQDIPTAYNMITTGKIEALAAWEPYPSYLMQNDQMIKLIDGEVTGNDYLAGIMIDDDWAKKNSDYTSLFLESIKESHEFLRKNPDESVSIISRESGFPPEVIASVLKNIDWEMEITSSNRDTLKNNYEFLYELGLLKDFPVEAYLNTVKGKN; encoded by the coding sequence GTGAGGGAGAAACACGCAAGAAAACATAAATTTTTTTCAATATGTGCTGTTTTAGTTATGGTTACTTTAGCTGCTTCCGTTTTTATAACTCCCTCGTCAAATGGAAAAGTGACTATAGACATCGGGTTTCAAAGTATAACTGCTCAGACCTGGGGGGCACTAATTATTAAAGAGCAACAATTATTTGAAAGAAAATTAAAGGTCAGATACCCATATATAGATTTTAATATACAATGGCATGACGAGGTTTCAGGCTCTGTTATTAACAACAACATGTTGGCTCATAAATACCAAATCGGATATATGGGCGACATGCCCAGTATCATAAATCTATATAATGGCTACTTACACGAAGAGTATAACTCCAGACTACTCGCTATAGATGGAAAGGGGGTAGGTGGAAAAAACCAAAGCATACTTGTCAGTCAAGATTCAGGAATAAACGATATTTTTGACTTGGTGGGTAGAACCGTATCAGTACCGATAGCTTCAAGTACACATAAAATGCTATTAGATATTCTCTCGCAAAATGATTTGCTAGATAAAGTAGAGATCATCAATCAAGATATACCAACGGCTTACAATATGATCACAACAGGTAAAATTGAGGCATTGGCCGCATGGGAGCCATATCCATCTTATTTGATGCAAAATGACCAAATGATTAAATTGATTGATGGAGAAGTGACGGGAAATGATTATTTGGCAGGAATTATGATTGACGACGACTGGGCGAAAAAAAACAGTGATTATACTTCATTATTTTTGGAGAGTATCAAAGAATCACATGAGTTTTTAAGAAAAAATCCTGATGAAAGCGTTTCAATCATCAGTCGAGAAAGCGGTTTTCCACCCGAAGTCATCGCTAGCGTCTTAAAAAACATTGACTGGGAGATGGAGATTACCTCCTCAAATAGAGATACGCTCAAAAATAATTATGAATTTCTATATGAATTAGGATTACTAAAAGATTTCCCGGTTGAAGCCTATTTAAATACCGTGAAGGGGAAAAATTGA
- a CDS encoding glycosyltransferase translates to MVTKPLVSVVVAVYNMQDTLDKCIQSLICQTLKQIEIILVDDGSIDSSGKICDKYASKDTRIRVIHQKNSGLPMSRLAGLNEASGEFLNYIDADDWCEPNMMELLYNAASKNNADIVFCSAYRHRNDGIARICNLPIDEGLYTKNDIHDCYILPLYGDLKTDNLITTGYVWCSFFRKSILRNIKFYKDICMHEDEIIVIQALSRAKSIYVIADPLYNYNRLAPNSLSKRTIYWENYWENIIDVYEAKREFSCNFFTDDSEYMDRLTTYLYLKLFRSIRNETHYTNPAGIWGGLKNVYKLKSKKYLFKNKKYIVKSEFSPVERSLIRLTNCRLYFLVYIYYLIKCNRMRTYVEKTKN, encoded by the coding sequence ATGGTAACCAAACCATTAGTTAGCGTTGTTGTGGCTGTTTATAATATGCAGGACACATTAGACAAGTGTATTCAATCCCTAATCTGCCAAACGTTAAAACAAATTGAGATCATTCTGGTTGATGACGGATCTATAGATTCTTCCGGGAAAATATGTGATAAGTACGCAAGTAAAGATACTCGCATACGCGTTATTCATCAGAAAAATAGTGGGTTGCCTATGTCTAGGCTGGCAGGTCTGAATGAAGCGAGCGGAGAGTTTCTTAATTACATTGATGCTGACGACTGGTGCGAACCAAATATGATGGAATTATTGTATAATGCAGCCTCGAAGAACAATGCTGATATCGTATTTTGTTCCGCCTATCGTCACAGAAATGATGGTATAGCCAGGATTTGCAACTTGCCAATTGATGAAGGTTTATATACAAAAAATGATATACACGATTGTTATATATTACCGTTATATGGAGACTTGAAGACAGATAATCTTATAACAACGGGCTATGTATGGTGTAGTTTTTTTAGAAAAAGTATACTTAGAAACATCAAATTTTATAAGGATATTTGCATGCATGAAGATGAAATTATTGTCATACAGGCACTATCCCGGGCTAAATCTATATATGTTATCGCTGATCCATTATACAACTACAATCGGTTAGCTCCAAACTCGCTGAGCAAACGGACCATATACTGGGAAAATTACTGGGAAAATATTATTGATGTGTATGAAGCCAAAAGGGAGTTTTCCTGTAATTTTTTTACTGATGATAGCGAATATATGGATAGACTAACAACCTATTTGTATCTCAAATTATTTAGATCCATTCGCAATGAGACACACTATACAAACCCAGCAGGGATTTGGGGTGGGTTGAAAAATGTATACAAACTAAAGTCGAAAAAATACTTATTTAAAAACAAAAAGTATATCGTGAAGAGCGAGTTCTCACCAGTTGAAAGGTCATTAATCAGACTTACAAACTGCAGACTCTATTTTTTAGTTTACATCTATTATCTTATTAAATGTAACAGGATGCGGACTTATGTTGAAAAAACAAAGAATTAA